A region of the bacterium genome:
GCTTCCTTCGGCTTGGCGCGCGGCTCCACCGCTACCGGCGGGCGACCCGTCGGCTGCGGCGCGGCCTTTACCCTCTCCGGCGGCGCCTTCGGGCGTTCCGTCGGTGTCTGCGGGCGCTCCGCCGGCGCTTTCACCTTCGGCTTCGGCTCCGGCTCCTTCGGCTTGGCGCGCTGCTCCACTTGCCCCGGCGGACGACCCGTCGGCTGCGGCGCGGGCTTTACCCTCTCCGGCGGCGCTTTCACCTTCGGCTCCGCCTCCTTCGGCTTGGCGCGCTGCTCCACCGCTACCGGTGGACGACCCGTCGGCTGCGGCGCGGGCTTTACCCTCTCCGGCGGCGCCTTCGGGCGTTCCGTCGGTGTCTGCGGGCGCTCCAGCGGCGCTTTCACCTTCGGCTCCGCCTCCTTCGGCTTGGCGCGCTGCTCCACCGCTGCCGGCGGGCGACCCGTCGGCTGCGGCGCGGCCTTTACCCTCTCCGGCGGCGCTTTCGGGCGTTCCTTGGGCAGGACCTGCGGCCGCTCCTTGGCCCTCTCGCTTGCGGGCCTCGGTTTCTCGACGTTCCTGACCTCCAGGGGGGCAGGCTTTCCTTGCGGCCGGAAGGCGGACCGGTTCGGTTCCGTGACCATGGGGCGGGATTGCCTCAGTTCCTTCGCGTCGATCTTCCGGACCGCCGACGGCGGGCGCTTCGCCTCGGGGATCGACCGGACCACCGGGATGTAGCTCGTCTCCACGGGCTTGATCGGGGGCCTCCCCACCACGATGTTCCGGCGCTTCGCGAAGTCCTCCCGCACGTTCACCACCACGTTCCGGTCGACGGAGGACGGACGGCCCGTGATGAAGGTCGTCTGGTTGACCACCGTGATGCTGTTGGTGACGTTCACGTTCCGGTAGACGTTGGTCACCCGGACCTGGTTGACGTTCACGTTCGTGACATTCGTGCTGTACCGCCCGTGGCTGCCGTATCCGTAGTACGTCTCCCTCGGGGCAAGGGGCACCCACGCCACGTGGTCCCCTGTCCGCACCCAGCCCACGTATCCAGGGGCCCAGTAGACGT
Encoded here:
- a CDS encoding DUF6600 domain-containing protein; amino-acid sequence: MKTFMKVFGWLSIAGALLLFPPYSEAGTLGAIRVNLVQGDVQVKIADTGEWVPASVNMPLVEGDELWVPEGSRAALQTTKGDYVRLDEATALQILRMDLGSFQFHLAEGRVYVLNRAPKGNVLQFDTPDASIRAFGNAKFRIDIPGGETDVSVLGGSVQTENGDGTTTVRAGNMLAVGADGFAELSPVPPPDDWQRWNAQRDRTVLARGKSYGYLPVELRAYSSDFDGSGRWVNVPEYGYCWTPTVVVIADWAPYRHGRWVWRGGDYVWVGYEPWGWAPYHYGRWAFAANVGWLWVPPARGDVYWAPGYVGWVRTGDHVAWVPLAPRETYYGYGSHGRYSTNVTNVNVNQVRVTNVYRNVNVTNSITVVNQTTFITGRPSSVDRNVVVNVREDFAKRRNIVVGRPPIKPVETSYIPVVRSIPEAKRPPSAVRKIDAKELRQSRPMVTEPNRSAFRPQGKPAPLEVRNVEKPRPASERAKERPQVLPKERPKAPPERVKAAPQPTGRPPAAVEQRAKPKEAEPKVKAPLERPQTPTERPKAPPERVKPAPQPTGRPPVAVEQRAKPKEAEPKVKAPPERVKPAPQPTGRPPGQVEQRAKPKEPEPKPKVKAPAERPQTPTERPKAPPERVKAAPQPTGRPPVAVEPRAKPKEAEPKVKGKPERPQSPEEVEEERGKRKQGGR